In Xenorhabdus nematophila ATCC 19061, one DNA window encodes the following:
- the fliT gene encoding flagella biosynthesis regulatory protein FliT, translated as MKNDLDLLSAYQRILSLSEQMIDLAKNGKWDELVEMEITYLKAVEVVTLISENSDVPISLQQQFTKILQTVLDNEKETKRLLQKRLDELSDLIKQESCKQLLHDTYGQFPASDYEMELIMTEPK; from the coding sequence ATGAAAAATGATCTGGATCTTTTGTCAGCTTATCAGCGGATCCTTAGTTTAAGTGAGCAAATGATTGATTTAGCTAAAAATGGAAAGTGGGATGAACTTGTTGAGATGGAAATCACTTACCTGAAGGCAGTAGAAGTGGTGACTTTAATATCAGAAAATTCAGACGTTCCCATTTCATTACAGCAGCAATTCACTAAAATTTTGCAAACTGTCTTGGATAATGAAAAAGAAACTAAGAGATTGTTGCAAAAACGGTTAGATGAACTCAGTGACCTGATTAAACAGGAAAGCTGTAAACAACTCTTACATGATACTTACGGCCAGTTTCCTGCCAGTGACTACGAAATGGAGTTGATCATGACGGAACCCAAATAA
- the putA gene encoding trifunctional transcriptional regulator/proline dehydrogenase/L-glutamate gamma-semialdehyde dehydrogenase — MGSTTMGVKLDEATRNRIKTAAQRIERTPHWLIKQAIFNYLERLENEEKIPEISAAQDSKEEKISEEESQIEAPYQPFLDFAEHILPQSVKRSAITSAYRLPETQAVPMLLQRAQLSEEQAKATHKLAYSIADKLRQQKQGVGRAGLVQGLLQEFSLSSQEGVALMCLAEALLRIPDKATRDALIRDKISNGNWHSHLGQSPSMFVNAATWGLLFTGKLVSTHNEAKLSNSLNRIISKSGEPLVRKGVDMAMRLMGEQFVTGETIAQALANARKLEEKGFRYSYDMLGEAALTEEDAQAYMVSYQQAINAIGKASNGRGIYEGPGISIKLSALHPRYSRAQYNRVMDELYPRLLSLTLQARQYDIGINIDAEEADRLEISLDLLEKLCFEPKLEGWNGIGFVIQAYQKRCPFVIDSIIDLAQRSRHRLMIRLVKGAYWDSEIKRAQIDGLEGYPVYTRKVYTDVSYLACARKLLSVPNLIYPQFATHNAHTLSAIYQLAGQNYYPGQYEFQCLHGMGEPLYDQVVGKIADGKLNRPCRIYAPVGTHETLLAYLVRRLLENGANTSFVNRIADTSLPIDELIADPVKIVQELAQAEGQIGLPHPKIPLPHDLYGKNRVNSSGLDLSNEHRLASLSSALLSSSMETWNSEPLLGGDYQHTGELPAAKPVSNPAKSSDRVGYVREATEQEISHALNVATDAGTIWFATPPSERAAILVRTAELMENNLQSLLGILVREAGKTFNNAISEVREAVDFLYYYAGQVRQDFANDTHRPLGPVVCISPWNFPLAIFTGQIAAALAAGNSVLAKPAEQTPLIAAVAVKMLHQAGIPRDALQLLPGQGETVGALLVGDERVRGVMFTGSTQVANLLQRNIAGRLDAQGRPTPLIAETGGLNAMIVDSSALTEQVITDVVASAFDSAGQRCSALRILCVQEDVAERTIAMLKGAMAECRMSNPEHLSTDIGPVIDAEAKTNIDRHIQTMRTKGRTIYQAAHENSTDSQEWSQGTFVKPTLIELESFDELKKEIFGPVLHVVRFKRSELDNLLDQINASGYGLTLGVHTRIDETIAQVTGKAKVGNLYVNRNMVGAVVGVQPFGGEGLSGTGPKAGGPLYLYRLLSQRPVNAASQTLERQDAEYALDARVRVSLHTPLNKLADWATAQNNASLNQVIQEYSLLAQGGTTRLLPGPTGERNTYTLLPRGPVLCLADNEQDALVQLAAVLSVGCQAIWEKDELHQSLQQQLPNEVRQHIQWASDWQNEDSAMEAVIYHGDCDQLRHICGVIAQRKGPIISVQGFARGDANLLLERLLHERSLSVNTAAAGGNASLMTIG; from the coding sequence ATGGGTAGTACCACTATGGGCGTGAAGCTCGATGAAGCAACGCGTAATCGCATTAAAACTGCTGCACAACGAATTGAACGCACACCACACTGGCTGATTAAGCAAGCCATCTTTAATTATCTTGAACGTCTGGAAAATGAGGAAAAGATCCCAGAAATATCAGCGGCTCAGGATAGCAAAGAAGAAAAGATTTCCGAAGAAGAATCACAGATTGAAGCGCCTTATCAGCCATTTCTGGATTTTGCCGAGCATATTTTACCCCAATCGGTGAAACGTTCTGCAATAACCTCAGCCTATCGCCTGCCTGAAACACAGGCTGTTCCAATGCTGCTGCAACGCGCCCAGCTTTCTGAGGAACAAGCCAAGGCAACTCACAAGCTCGCTTACTCCATTGCAGACAAGCTGCGTCAACAAAAACAAGGTGTCGGCCGTGCTGGGTTAGTACAAGGATTATTGCAGGAATTTTCCCTGTCTTCACAGGAAGGTGTGGCGCTGATGTGTCTTGCCGAAGCGTTGCTGCGTATTCCTGACAAAGCAACCCGTGATGCGTTGATCCGCGATAAGATCAGTAACGGCAATTGGCACTCCCATTTAGGCCAAAGCCCTTCCATGTTTGTTAATGCAGCAACATGGGGGTTACTGTTCACAGGCAAGCTGGTATCTACCCATAACGAAGCCAAGTTATCCAACTCTTTGAATCGCATCATCAGCAAAAGCGGCGAACCATTAGTGCGCAAAGGTGTGGATATGGCGATGCGCCTGATGGGAGAACAATTTGTTACCGGAGAAACTATCGCTCAAGCCCTTGCCAATGCCCGCAAGTTAGAAGAGAAAGGTTTTCGTTACTCCTATGACATGCTGGGTGAAGCTGCACTGACAGAGGAAGATGCACAAGCCTATATGGTTTCCTACCAGCAGGCGATCAACGCCATTGGCAAAGCATCAAACGGTCGTGGCATTTATGAAGGTCCGGGGATTTCCATTAAACTTTCTGCCCTGCACCCGCGCTATAGTCGTGCCCAATATAATCGGGTTATGGATGAACTCTATCCACGCTTGCTTTCCCTGACTTTGCAAGCGCGCCAATATGACATTGGTATCAATATTGATGCAGAAGAAGCTGATCGTCTGGAAATCTCTCTCGATTTGCTGGAAAAATTGTGCTTCGAACCAAAACTGGAAGGTTGGAACGGCATTGGTTTTGTGATTCAGGCTTACCAAAAACGCTGTCCCTTTGTGATTGACAGCATTATTGATTTGGCACAGCGCAGCCGCCACAGATTGATGATCCGTCTGGTGAAAGGTGCTTATTGGGATAGTGAAATCAAACGCGCCCAAATCGATGGCCTGGAAGGCTATCCGGTGTATACCCGTAAGGTTTATACCGATGTATCTTACCTTGCCTGTGCCCGCAAGCTACTTTCCGTACCAAATTTGATCTATCCACAATTTGCTACTCATAATGCCCATACTTTGTCAGCCATTTATCAGCTGGCCGGACAGAACTATTATCCGGGGCAATATGAGTTCCAATGTCTGCATGGGATGGGAGAACCACTTTATGATCAAGTCGTAGGTAAGATTGCAGACGGCAAACTCAATCGTCCATGCCGTATTTATGCCCCCGTGGGAACACATGAAACTCTGTTGGCCTATCTGGTACGCCGCCTGTTGGAAAACGGTGCCAATACGTCATTCGTCAATCGCATTGCAGATACTTCCCTGCCGATTGATGAACTGATCGCCGATCCAGTTAAAATCGTACAGGAACTGGCACAGGCAGAAGGCCAAATCGGTCTGCCCCATCCTAAGATCCCTCTTCCCCACGATTTATACGGCAAAAACCGGGTTAATTCCTCAGGGTTGGATCTTTCCAATGAACATCGCTTAGCCTCCCTTTCCAGTGCATTGCTAAGCTCATCAATGGAAACGTGGAACAGCGAACCTCTATTGGGCGGTGATTACCAACACACAGGTGAGTTACCGGCAGCTAAACCCGTCAGCAATCCCGCTAAATCTTCTGATCGGGTGGGCTATGTCCGTGAAGCCACTGAGCAGGAAATCAGCCATGCACTGAATGTTGCCACCGATGCCGGCACCATCTGGTTCGCAACACCACCGTCAGAACGGGCGGCTATTTTAGTACGCACAGCAGAGTTGATGGAAAATAATCTGCAATCGTTGCTCGGTATCCTAGTCCGCGAAGCGGGTAAAACGTTCAATAATGCGATCTCTGAAGTCCGTGAAGCGGTAGATTTTCTCTATTATTACGCGGGGCAAGTTCGTCAAGATTTCGCCAATGATACACATCGTCCGCTAGGGCCTGTGGTATGTATCAGTCCGTGGAACTTCCCTCTCGCCATTTTTACCGGACAAATCGCCGCTGCACTGGCAGCAGGTAATAGTGTCCTGGCAAAACCCGCAGAACAAACACCCTTGATTGCCGCTGTTGCCGTGAAAATGCTGCATCAGGCAGGTATTCCACGTGATGCGTTGCAATTATTGCCCGGACAGGGGGAAACTGTGGGGGCATTGCTGGTCGGTGATGAGCGTGTACGCGGGGTGATGTTTACGGGTTCTACTCAGGTTGCCAATCTGTTACAGCGCAATATTGCAGGCCGTCTTGATGCTCAAGGGCGCCCGACTCCGTTAATCGCGGAAACGGGCGGTTTAAATGCCATGATTGTCGATTCCTCTGCATTGACTGAACAGGTTATCACCGATGTCGTCGCTTCGGCTTTTGACAGTGCAGGTCAACGTTGTTCTGCATTGCGTATCCTGTGTGTGCAGGAAGACGTTGCTGAAAGAACGATTGCCATGCTGAAAGGTGCGATGGCTGAATGCCGGATGAGTAACCCTGAGCATTTATCGACAGATATCGGCCCCGTGATTGATGCAGAAGCAAAAACCAATATTGACCGCCATATCCAGACCATGCGCACCAAAGGCCGGACAATTTATCAGGCAGCACATGAAAATAGCACCGACAGTCAGGAATGGTCACAAGGCACTTTCGTCAAACCAACGCTGATTGAGCTGGAAAGCTTTGACGAGTTGAAGAAAGAAATTTTCGGCCCTGTTCTGCATGTCGTGCGTTTCAAACGCAGTGAATTAGATAACCTGCTGGATCAGATTAACGCTTCGGGCTATGGCCTGACATTAGGCGTTCACACCCGCATTGATGAAACCATTGCACAAGTGACCGGTAAAGCGAAGGTCGGCAACCTGTATGTCAATCGCAATATGGTTGGTGCAGTCGTTGGTGTACAACCATTTGGTGGTGAAGGTCTGTCTGGCACTGGGCCGAAAGCGGGTGGGCCTTTGTATTTGTATCGCTTGCTGTCGCAGCGCCCTGTCAATGCAGCCAGCCAAACACTGGAACGTCAGGATGCGGAATATGCTCTCGATGCCAGAGTTCGTGTCTCCCTGCACACGCCTCTCAATAAACTGGCAGATTGGGCAACCGCACAGAATAATGCTTCATTAAATCAGGTTATTCAGGAATACAGCTTGCTGGCCCAAGGCGGAACCACCCGCTTATTACCGGGCCCAACCGGAGAGCGCAATACTTACACCCTGTTGCCGCGCGGCCCTGTCCTGTGCCTTGCCGATAACGAGCAGGATGCGTTGGTGCAATTAGCGGCCGTACTGTCGGTAGGCTGTCAGGCTATCTGGGAAAAAGATGAACTGCATCAGAGCTTGCAACAACAATTGCCGAATGAGGTTCGCCAGCATATTCAGTGGGCCAGTGATTGGCAGAATGAAGACTCAGCAATGGAAGCGGTTATTTATCACGGTGATTGTGATCAATTGCGCCATATTTGTGGTGTGATTGCACAACGCAAAGGGCCGATTATCTCTGTACAGGGATTTGCCCGTGGTGATGCCAATTTGCTGCTGGAACGCTTGCTACATGAACGTTCATTAAGTGTAAATACAGCGGCGGCAGGAGGTAATGCCAGCTTGATGACGATTGGCTAA
- a CDS encoding flagellin, with protein sequence MASVINTNDSALLAQNNLTKSKGILGSAIERLSSGLRINSAKDDAAGQAIANRFTANVKGLTQAARNANDGISIAQTTEGALNEINNNLQRIRELTVQSENGSNSKSDLDSIQKEVTQRLEEIDRISTQTQFNGIKVLNGDVTEMKIQVGANDNETIGIKLGKINSEKLNLKEFSVVEKEAVAAKPAVPAQPAVPADPKNGVAAKPAVPAQPEVKAQEAVKKTDNSLDTLDKALAQVDDMRSSLGAVQNRLESTVNNLNNTVNNLSAARSRIEDADYAVEVSNMSRGQILQQAGTSVLAQANQVPQTVLSLLR encoded by the coding sequence ATGGCATCAGTCATCAATACTAACGATTCAGCTCTGCTGGCTCAGAACAACCTGACCAAATCTAAAGGCATTTTAGGTTCTGCTATTGAGCGTCTGTCTTCTGGTTTACGTATTAACAGCGCGAAGGATGACGCTGCTGGTCAAGCGATCGCTAACCGTTTTACTGCGAACGTTAAAGGCCTGACTCAGGCTGCACGTAACGCAAACGACGGTATCTCCATTGCTCAGACTACCGAAGGTGCTCTGAATGAAATCAATAACAACCTGCAACGTATTCGTGAACTGACTGTTCAATCTGAAAACGGCAGCAACTCTAAGAGCGATTTGGATTCTATCCAGAAAGAAGTTACTCAGCGTTTGGAAGAAATTGACCGTATCTCTACACAAACTCAGTTCAACGGCATCAAGGTATTGAATGGTGATGTCACTGAAATGAAGATTCAGGTTGGTGCTAATGATAATGAAACTATCGGGATAAAACTCGGAAAAATTAATAGTGAAAAACTGAATCTCAAAGAATTCAGTGTAGTTGAAAAAGAAGCTGTTGCAGCTAAACCAGCGGTTCCTGCTCAACCCGCGGTTCCAGCTGATCCAAAGAATGGTGTAGCAGCTAAACCAGCTGTCCCAGCACAACCAGAAGTTAAAGCTCAAGAGGCTGTCAAAAAAACTGATAATTCATTGGATACATTGGATAAAGCTTTGGCTCAAGTTGACGATATGCGCAGCTCTCTGGGTGCAGTTCAAAACCGTCTGGAATCCACTGTTAACAACCTGAACAACACGGTTAACAACCTGAGTGCTGCACGTAGCCGTATCGAAGATGCTGACTACGCGGTTGAAGTTTCCAACATGAGCCGTGGCCAGATCCTGCAACAGGCAGGTACTTCTGTTCTGGCTCAGGCTAACCAGGTTCCACAAACCGTTCTGTCTCTGCTGCGTTAA
- the putP gene encoding sodium/proline symporter PutP — MTVNSPMLITFIIYIAGMLLIGFMAYRSTKNFDDYILGGRRLGSVVTALSAGASDMSGWLLMGLPGVIFLSGISESWIALGCLLGAYLNWRWVAGRLRVQTEANNNALTLPDYFTHRFEDKSKILRIISAIVILIFFTIYCASGVVAGGLLFENTFGISYEKAIWLGALATIAYTFLGGFLAVSWTDTVQASLMIFALILVPVLILFKVGGVDTAINIIEAKNPAYLDMFKGLNIIAIISLLGWGFGYFGQPHILARFMAADSHQTIHKARRISMTWMFLCLAGTVAVGFFGIAYFELHPEQAGAVLQNHERIFIELGVILFNPWITGILLSAVLAAVMSTLSCQLLVCSSALTEDLYKAFIRSKASQKELVWVGRMMVLVVAAVAIIIATNPNNKVLALASNAWAGFGAAFGPVVLISVLWKRMTRNGALAGMLVGAITVLVWMEFRWFNLYEIIPGFIFATIAIVGVSLLGKAPSQAIQQRFTEAEAHYKTK; from the coding sequence ATGACAGTAAATTCACCAATGCTTATTACCTTCATTATCTACATCGCGGGGATGTTACTGATAGGTTTTATGGCTTATCGGTCCACCAAAAACTTTGATGATTACATACTGGGTGGCCGGCGATTAGGCAGTGTGGTAACAGCATTATCTGCTGGCGCTTCTGATATGAGTGGCTGGTTATTAATGGGATTACCGGGAGTGATTTTTTTATCCGGAATTTCGGAGAGTTGGATTGCATTAGGCTGCTTATTGGGCGCTTATTTAAACTGGCGTTGGGTGGCAGGAAGATTGCGTGTACAAACTGAAGCAAATAATAACGCGTTAACTTTACCGGATTACTTTACTCATCGTTTTGAAGACAAAAGCAAAATCCTGCGTATTATCTCAGCAATAGTTATACTCATCTTCTTTACCATTTACTGTGCATCAGGTGTTGTGGCCGGAGGATTGCTGTTTGAAAATACCTTCGGCATCAGCTATGAAAAAGCGATCTGGCTGGGTGCATTGGCAACCATCGCTTATACCTTCCTTGGTGGCTTTCTGGCTGTAAGTTGGACGGATACTGTTCAAGCAAGCTTGATGATTTTTGCATTGATTCTGGTTCCCGTTCTTATTTTGTTCAAAGTTGGTGGAGTTGATACAGCCATCAATATCATCGAAGCGAAAAACCCTGCTTATTTGGATATGTTCAAGGGGCTGAATATTATCGCTATCATTTCTCTGCTGGGATGGGGCTTTGGTTATTTTGGTCAGCCACATATTTTGGCACGTTTTATGGCGGCAGATTCCCACCAAACTATTCACAAAGCCCGTCGTATCAGTATGACTTGGATGTTTCTGTGTCTTGCGGGCACTGTGGCGGTTGGATTCTTTGGTATCGCGTATTTTGAGCTGCACCCGGAACAGGCTGGCGCGGTATTGCAAAACCACGAACGGATCTTTATAGAACTGGGAGTAATCCTGTTCAATCCGTGGATTACCGGAATCTTGTTGTCTGCTGTGTTGGCGGCGGTGATGAGTACGCTAAGTTGCCAATTACTGGTTTGTTCCAGTGCCCTGACAGAAGATCTTTATAAGGCATTCATCCGTTCAAAGGCAAGCCAGAAAGAACTGGTCTGGGTCGGTCGTATGATGGTACTTGTTGTCGCAGCGGTTGCCATTATTATCGCAACCAATCCGAATAATAAAGTGTTGGCATTGGCCAGTAATGCCTGGGCTGGGTTTGGAGCAGCATTTGGTCCGGTGGTTCTGATTTCAGTGCTCTGGAAACGTATGACCCGCAACGGCGCATTGGCTGGAATGCTGGTGGGTGCCATCACCGTACTGGTATGGATGGAATTCCGTTGGTTCAATTTATATGAAATTATTCCTGGTTTTATTTTTGCGACTATCGCTATTGTGGGGGTGAGTTTGTTAGGGAAAGCACCAAGCCAGGCGATACAGCAACGATTTACTGAAGCTGAAGCACATTATAAAACTAAATAA
- the dinQ gene encoding damage-inducible type I toxin DinQ, whose product MDTAIIVLKALVALLELIRRFLN is encoded by the coding sequence ATTGACACTGCAATCATCGTTCTCAAGGCGTTAGTTGCGCTTTTAGAACTGATCCGTAGATTTCTAAATTAA
- a CDS encoding RNA polymerase sigma factor FliA, which yields MSDLYTAEGVMDKNSLWKRYVPLVRHEALRLQVRLPASVELDDLLQAGGIGLLNAVERFDSMQGTAFTTYAVQRIRGAMLDELRSRDWAPRSVRRNAREVTQTIRKLEQELGRPASEQEVAKELKINLIEYRQILLDTNNSQLFSYDEWHEIHGESCEPVIEEEHETNPLQQLLEGDLRQRVINIIESLPEREKMVLTLYYQEELNLKEIGAVLNVGESRVSQLHSQAIKRLRARLNPEK from the coding sequence GTGAGCGATTTGTATACCGCCGAAGGCGTGATGGACAAAAATAGCCTCTGGAAGCGCTATGTACCACTAGTTCGCCATGAAGCATTGAGGCTACAGGTAAGGTTGCCTGCCAGCGTAGAACTCGATGACTTGCTTCAGGCTGGTGGCATAGGCTTGCTGAACGCGGTGGAGCGGTTCGATTCCATGCAGGGAACCGCTTTTACCACCTATGCGGTACAGCGCATCAGAGGTGCAATGTTGGATGAGTTGAGGAGCCGTGATTGGGCTCCGCGTAGTGTGCGGCGTAACGCACGGGAAGTCACGCAAACCATCCGTAAACTTGAGCAAGAGTTAGGGCGTCCAGCCAGTGAGCAGGAAGTTGCTAAAGAATTAAAGATTAATCTGATAGAATATCGGCAAATACTGTTAGACACAAATAACAGTCAACTGTTTTCTTATGACGAATGGCACGAAATTCACGGTGAAAGTTGTGAGCCAGTGATTGAGGAAGAACATGAAACCAATCCTCTTCAACAACTATTGGAAGGTGATCTTCGTCAGCGGGTAATCAATATCATTGAGTCATTGCCTGAACGGGAAAAGATGGTTCTTACGCTGTACTATCAGGAAGAGCTCAATCTTAAAGAGATCGGTGCCGTGCTTAACGTGGGAGAATCCCGTGTCAGCCAGCTTCATAGCCAGGCGATAAAAAGGCTGAGGGCGCGTCTGAATCCAGAGAAGTAA
- a CDS encoding transposase codes for MAGVLGALNYPDNSLFYQTVSGNITRADVIDFLTQVARKGDNRLTFLVLDNARIHHHIETKREVEWLREHNLFLLYLPTYSPELNLIEIVWKQAKYHWRRFMTWTQETMEHELNTLLGGYGNQFAINFF; via the coding sequence ATGGCTGGAGTCCTCGGGGCACTGAATTACCCGGACAACAGTCTGTTTTATCAGACCGTCTCAGGCAATATCACGCGCGCTGACGTGATAGATTTTTTGACGCAGGTGGCAAGGAAAGGGGACAACCGGCTGACATTTTTAGTGCTGGATAATGCCCGCATCCATCATCACATTGAGACAAAAAGAGAAGTGGAGTGGTTACGTGAGCATAATCTGTTTTTACTTTACCTTCCGACATACAGCCCTGAATTGAATCTGATCGAGATCGTCTGGAAGCAAGCCAAATATCACTGGCGACGATTTATGACCTGGACTCAAGAGACAATGGAGCATGAATTAAATACGTTATTGGGCGGTTATGGTAACCAATTTGCAATTAATTTTTTTTGA
- the fliD gene encoding flagellar filament capping protein FliD: MASISSLGAGSGMDLGSLLDKLQAAEKKRLEPLAQQQTSYKAKLTGFGTLKGSLEKLKSASEELKKFDKLNTTKTNGDHKTFTPSTDSKASPGNYEIEVQQLAKAQSLQSTEVSGVKKLLGEQGKGTRTIIITQPGEKEPMKISLKDDETSLVEIRDAINKKEGNVNASIIKADENGTEEEGKSYLILTSKKAGTRSIMTIKVEGDDELGKLLNYTSDGKGGGSGAMTQKVGAANAKLTVNGIPIERQTNEIKDAPEGIILNLKKVSETEEVIVKVNGEDKKIPRPKTETLVVSRDIEPMKEAIKKWVDSYNELQTTFDSLTKFKPVGKGEAASKDNGALLGDGTLKGIQSQLRHQLFAAQDVADIATLNKLGIKQKLDGTLEISDEKLEKNLKEKPANVKAFFMGDGEKTGFATQTYNLLKETLDGHEGTIATATEGINKRLKTLERQVEQTNRNIDATMERYKRQFTELDKLVNSLNNTSSSLFQLLR, encoded by the coding sequence ATGGCTAGCATTTCCTCATTAGGGGCCGGGTCCGGGATGGATTTGGGTTCTTTGCTGGATAAACTTCAGGCAGCAGAAAAAAAACGTTTAGAACCATTAGCACAACAACAAACCAGCTATAAAGCGAAACTGACCGGTTTTGGTACATTAAAAGGCAGTTTAGAAAAACTAAAATCAGCATCAGAAGAACTGAAAAAGTTCGACAAACTCAATACCACTAAAACAAATGGAGATCATAAAACTTTTACTCCAAGCACGGATTCTAAAGCCAGCCCGGGTAACTATGAAATTGAAGTTCAGCAACTTGCAAAAGCTCAGTCTCTGCAATCTACCGAAGTTTCTGGTGTAAAAAAGCTTCTGGGGGAACAAGGTAAAGGTACTCGTACCATTATCATCACCCAACCAGGTGAAAAAGAACCAATGAAAATTTCCCTGAAAGATGATGAAACTTCTCTGGTTGAGATCCGCGATGCCATCAATAAAAAAGAAGGCAATGTTAATGCCAGCATTATCAAAGCGGATGAAAACGGCACAGAAGAAGAGGGTAAAAGTTATTTGATTCTGACCTCAAAAAAAGCCGGTACAAGATCCATCATGACCATCAAAGTTGAAGGTGATGATGAATTAGGAAAATTGCTGAACTATACTTCCGACGGTAAAGGCGGCGGCTCTGGTGCAATGACACAAAAAGTAGGGGCTGCCAACGCAAAACTAACCGTTAACGGTATCCCTATTGAACGCCAGACCAATGAGATAAAAGATGCTCCGGAAGGCATTATTCTGAATCTGAAAAAAGTTTCTGAAACCGAAGAGGTCATAGTTAAAGTCAACGGAGAAGACAAAAAAATACCAAGACCAAAAACAGAAACTCTGGTCGTTTCCCGTGATATCGAACCAATGAAAGAAGCAATCAAAAAGTGGGTTGATTCTTATAACGAATTACAGACCACTTTCGATTCGCTGACCAAATTCAAACCCGTCGGAAAAGGGGAAGCGGCGTCAAAAGACAATGGTGCTCTGCTCGGTGACGGTACATTAAAAGGCATTCAAAGCCAGTTAAGACACCAGCTCTTTGCTGCACAAGATGTTGCTGATATTGCCACTTTAAATAAGCTGGGCATTAAACAGAAATTGGATGGCACGCTTGAAATCAGTGATGAGAAACTCGAAAAGAACCTGAAAGAGAAACCCGCGAACGTAAAAGCTTTCTTTATGGGCGATGGTGAAAAAACCGGGTTTGCAACCCAGACTTATAATCTATTGAAGGAAACATTGGACGGCCACGAAGGCACTATTGCCACAGCAACCGAAGGTATCAACAAGCGTCTGAAAACCCTTGAAAGACAAGTGGAACAGACAAACAGAAATATTGATGCCACAATGGAACGCTATAAGCGCCAATTTACAGAATTAGATAAACTTGTTAACTCACTGAATAACACAAGTTCATCTCTATTTCAGCTTTTAAGGTAA
- the fliZ gene encoding flagella biosynthesis regulatory protein FliZ produces the protein MSVTTQKKRPLSRYIKDYKHSQTYCLHCHKTLDRISLVFNGQVINKEAISEMTELVDDKTWSELQGKFVALCRFCSEIYCNSQTDYFDIMSFKQYLFEQTEMSHSTVREYVVRLRRLDELLTSSNYPADEFTPEKIQEQLSETLSQSAFSNYNIALRKYEQYLSWQQSSH, from the coding sequence ATGTCTGTTACAACACAAAAGAAACGGCCTCTCAGCCGTTATATCAAGGACTATAAACATAGTCAGACTTATTGTTTGCACTGCCATAAAACACTTGATCGTATTTCTCTTGTTTTTAACGGTCAGGTCATCAACAAAGAAGCAATTTCTGAGATGACTGAATTGGTGGATGACAAAACCTGGAGTGAATTACAAGGTAAATTTGTGGCCTTGTGCCGCTTTTGTAGTGAAATTTATTGTAATAGCCAGACTGATTATTTTGACATTATGTCATTTAAGCAGTATCTGTTTGAACAAACTGAGATGAGTCATAGTACTGTGCGTGAGTATGTGGTTCGTTTAAGACGTCTGGATGAATTACTGACTTCAAGTAATTATCCGGCTGATGAATTTACACCGGAAAAAATTCAGGAACAACTCAGCGAAACATTATCTCAGTCAGCTTTCAGTAATTATAATATTGCGCTGCGTAAATATGAGCAGTATCTGAGCTGGCAACAGAGCAGTCATTGA
- the fliS gene encoding flagellar export chaperone FliS: MYQRSASQLYAQVDLESEIMNASPYQLIQILFNGALSALRRAIILMQQGNIPEKGLAISKAINIIDNGLKEGLDFEKGGEIAQNLSDLYEYMNRRLFHANLRNDEKAITEVINLLTEISDSWRQIGPHYNASQDIV; the protein is encoded by the coding sequence ATGTATCAACGTTCGGCAAGCCAGTTATACGCTCAAGTAGATCTCGAGAGCGAAATTATGAATGCCTCTCCCTACCAGTTGATTCAGATATTGTTCAATGGGGCGCTCAGCGCCCTACGTCGTGCAATTATTCTGATGCAGCAAGGTAATATCCCAGAAAAAGGTTTAGCTATTTCAAAGGCAATCAATATCATTGATAATGGTCTCAAAGAGGGATTAGATTTCGAAAAAGGCGGTGAAATTGCCCAGAATCTTTCTGATTTATACGAATATATGAACCGCCGTCTATTCCATGCCAATTTACGCAATGATGAGAAGGCTATTACCGAAGTGATTAATTTACTTACCGAGATTTCAGATTCTTGGCGGCAAATAGGTCCTCATTACAACGCCAGTCAGGATATTGTTTAA